From a region of the Caldalkalibacillus thermarum genome:
- a CDS encoding GGDEF domain-containing protein: MARWRSALIAGCAIVLYSCFFLMFLINFNWQELESKDIAGIFFFLMLMILVNLFPIEIKGTTIVFTNAVSIAAFLQYGFWIEAILTQLAILVTLLRIKAKQWERYVANMTMFLIISVCSAGIFYLLGGRTGPFTVDTFPALIVPAIAYLVSAIFINHLLFKLVKYLLYNQKPEFFGRSLWWEIVPLTVMTPTGLLIYVLYAEIGVWVFLYVVFPLVSFSVILRLYHRLNIVNEKFRIIHDLGNDMTSQLQFDHVADRLVQAAAKLVPYQYCYLFRVDHEQGVLRPVRLLGQGIPSDEYEGFMRVQVEIGDGLSGQVASLGQTKVIGREEEDLHFRHEPHCLHQQQSILSVPLKYDQKVYGVLTVCHNEPNRYTKEDVTLMEILASQAAIAFKNAYDYQQTKQLSERDELTGLYNYRYFVSYLSAQLEQASRERSLALILLDIDHFKQVNDQYGHLAGNEILKRVAAVIKEAVDGKGIAARYGGEEFTILIENVTEAEAYRWAEQLRARIEQTEIKVVPHLNEENQTEPVLLNVTVSIGLALYPQHADDPFSLMRRADRAMYLGAKRMGRNKVAVYREEVEQRGSNTRESGL; encoded by the coding sequence ATGGCCAGATGGAGAAGTGCCTTGATAGCTGGCTGTGCAATCGTCCTTTATTCCTGTTTTTTTCTTATGTTTTTGATTAATTTTAATTGGCAAGAATTAGAATCCAAGGATATAGCAGGTATCTTTTTCTTTTTAATGCTCATGATTCTTGTCAATCTGTTTCCCATTGAAATCAAAGGAACCACTATCGTATTTACCAATGCCGTCTCCATTGCTGCTTTTTTACAATATGGCTTCTGGATAGAAGCTATTCTGACACAGCTGGCTATTCTGGTGACCCTTCTGCGTATTAAAGCAAAACAGTGGGAACGGTATGTCGCTAATATGACGATGTTTTTAATTATTTCCGTTTGCTCTGCGGGAATTTTTTATTTGCTTGGTGGCAGAACAGGGCCTTTTACAGTAGACACATTCCCTGCTTTAATTGTGCCGGCCATTGCTTATTTGGTCTCAGCGATTTTCATTAATCACTTGTTGTTTAAATTGGTTAAATACTTGTTGTATAATCAGAAACCTGAATTTTTTGGTCGGTCTTTATGGTGGGAAATTGTCCCCCTCACGGTGATGACCCCTACCGGCCTATTGATCTATGTGCTTTATGCTGAAATTGGTGTCTGGGTATTCTTGTACGTGGTGTTTCCCCTCGTTTCTTTTTCCGTTATTTTGCGGTTATATCACCGGCTCAATATCGTGAATGAAAAATTCCGGATCATCCACGATTTGGGCAATGATATGACTTCCCAGCTCCAATTCGACCATGTGGCCGACCGCTTGGTGCAAGCAGCTGCCAAGTTAGTGCCCTATCAATATTGCTATCTGTTTCGGGTTGATCATGAGCAGGGTGTATTAAGACCCGTGCGTTTGCTTGGGCAAGGGATTCCGTCCGATGAATATGAGGGCTTTATGCGTGTACAAGTAGAAATCGGTGACGGGCTGAGCGGACAGGTAGCCAGCCTGGGGCAAACCAAGGTGATTGGCAGGGAGGAAGAGGATCTCCATTTCAGGCACGAGCCTCACTGTTTGCACCAGCAGCAGTCGATCCTCTCCGTGCCCCTGAAATATGATCAAAAAGTATACGGTGTGTTAACGGTGTGTCACAACGAACCGAACCGTTATACCAAAGAAGATGTGACCCTGATGGAAATTTTGGCCAGCCAAGCGGCCATTGCCTTCAAAAACGCTTATGATTATCAACAAACAAAACAACTAAGCGAGCGGGATGAGTTAACCGGGTTGTACAATTACCGCTACTTTGTATCCTATCTGTCTGCACAACTGGAACAAGCCAGCAGGGAACGGTCCCTGGCCCTGATTTTGCTGGACATTGACCATTTTAAACAGGTGAATGACCAATATGGTCATTTAGCAGGGAATGAGATTCTGAAGCGGGTTGCTGCTGTCATAAAGGAAGCTGTTGATGGAAAGGGGATTGCCGCCCGTTACGGAGGGGAAGAGTTTACGATTTTAATAGAGAACGTAACCGAAGCGGAGGCATACAGGTGGGCCGAACAGTTACGGGCCCGTATTGAACAAACGGAAATTAAGGTGGTTCCCCACTTGAATGAAGAAAATCAAACCGAGCCTGTCCTGCTCAACGTGACAGTCAGCATTGGCTTAGCCCTTTATCCGCAGCATGCTGATGATCCATTCAGTCTGATGCGCCGCGCAGACCGGGCCATGTATCTGGGCGCCAAGCGCATGGGGCGCAACAAAGTGGCGGTTTACAGGGAGGAGGTCGAGCAGCGAGGAAGCAACACCCGCGAGAGTGGACTTTAG
- a CDS encoding prepilin peptidase: MDFSSYRLELVKRWRVAAMLNKTVLLLDLVVIVSGLLMGSFYNVVAYRLLKGESVVWPPSRCPQCQTRLSWLELIPFLSYLWLGGRCRHCLAPISWLYPFGELVTALSFYLVYVRFGLSGEFLVGLLLSSMLVLAMLTDLRATLILDKITFPLLVLLLLVRLWYGPEPWWWYVLGGLSLFGLLLVIAVLSRGGMGMGDVKLSGAIGLALGPCLGLFSLVLASFAGTLAGVVLLALGRLKRRQPIPFAPFIWIGTLMAYLYGEDLWQWYMGLW, translated from the coding sequence GTGGACTTTAGCAGTTACCGTCTGGAGCTGGTGAAAAGATGGAGAGTGGCGGCGATGCTTAATAAGACAGTGCTTTTGCTTGATCTCGTGGTGATCGTCTCAGGGCTGTTAATGGGCAGTTTTTACAACGTAGTGGCTTACCGCTTGCTTAAAGGGGAGTCTGTGGTCTGGCCTCCCTCTCGTTGCCCCCAGTGCCAGACGCGGCTTAGCTGGCTGGAGTTAATCCCTTTCCTTAGCTATCTCTGGCTTGGGGGACGCTGCCGCCATTGCCTGGCTCCGATCTCCTGGCTTTATCCCTTCGGAGAATTGGTTACGGCCCTTTCCTTCTACTTGGTTTATGTACGCTTCGGTCTCAGTGGTGAATTCCTGGTTGGCCTTCTGCTCAGTTCCATGTTAGTGCTGGCCATGCTAACTGATCTCAGGGCCACCCTGATATTGGACAAAATCACTTTTCCCCTGTTGGTTTTACTCTTGCTTGTCCGCTTGTGGTACGGCCCTGAGCCTTGGTGGTGGTATGTGTTAGGAGGGCTCTCGCTGTTTGGTCTTTTACTAGTTATTGCTGTACTCAGCCGCGGGGGCATGGGCATGGGGGATGTGAAGTTGTCCGGGGCTATTGGCCTGGCCCTTGGTCCCTGTCTGGGCCTGTTTAGTTTAGTACTGGCTTCGTTCGCAGGCACCTTGGCTGGTGTTGTGCTCTTGGCTCTGGGCCGCTTAAAGCGCCGGCAGCCGATTCCTTTTGCTCCTTTCATCTGGATCGGAACCCTAATGGCTTACCTGTATGGTGAGGATCTGTGGCAGTGGTATATGGGCTTGTGGTGA